In Campylobacter vulpis, a genomic segment contains:
- a CDS encoding DUF3883 domain-containing protein, whose translation MPKIYIKNRDKLIICGLFLSKFDDLAYKSLGFSSFVESFNILGLSLQGKPSNIKNYRDEFDPYFDNARKGWYQRELRTYTKEIFEQYKDMGFESFKNLVSSFLIENYEEKLQVNEFLDSKIEIGFIKRVATGKAAEQYFRANFMQYFKGFSLFDSRDFGCGFDFKMQNEKEFYCVEVKGLSEISGNFMLTEKEYNVAQSLQDKYCLYIVSNLKEKPRENVFFNPIKCFNFAKQSRQITQTSYQGSFNI comes from the coding sequence ATGCCAAAAATTTACATTAAAAACAGAGATAAGCTTATCATTTGTGGTTTATTCTTATCCAAATTTGATGATTTGGCTTATAAATCTTTAGGCTTTTCTAGCTTTGTGGAATCTTTTAATATCTTAGGACTTTCTTTGCAAGGAAAGCCTAGCAATATCAAAAATTACAGAGATGAGTTTGACCCATATTTTGATAATGCTAGAAAAGGTTGGTATCAAAGAGAGCTTAGAACTTATACAAAAGAAATTTTTGAGCAGTATAAAGATATGGGATTTGAATCTTTTAAAAATCTAGTTTCTAGCTTTTTGATTGAAAATTATGAAGAAAAATTGCAAGTGAATGAATTTTTAGACTCTAAAATAGAAATAGGCTTTATCAAAAGAGTAGCGACAGGCAAAGCCGCAGAACAATATTTTAGAGCTAATTTTATGCAATATTTTAAAGGTTTTTCTTTGTTTGATAGTAGGGATTTTGGCTGTGGGTTTGACTTTAAAATGCAAAATGAAAAAGAATTTTATTGCGTTGAAGTGAAAGGGTTAAGCGAGATAAGTGGGAATTTTATGCTAACGGAAAAAGAATACAATGTTGCACAAAGTTTGCAGGATAAATATTGTCTTTATATTGTAAGCAACCTTAAAGAAAAACCTAGAGAAAATGTATTTTTTAATCCCATAAAATGCTTTAATTTTGCCAAGCAAAGTAGGCAAATCACACAAACAAGCTATCAAGGAAGCTTTAATATATAA
- a CDS encoding cation diffusion facilitator family transporter, with protein MTKSVRANQTQDFKKINQKEQFVLKVSMYCALILAIFGIGFGIFVKSMAVIFDGFVALISVALGILSVLTSSYIYKEDDEIFQYGYGRFEPMVNLFKSLILVLVCVYALFDALHSLLNGGYKVALGGAAVYSACAFIFCAMLFTYTHFYTRKLDSDLIRVDNAEWRIDCVLYLGALVAFGTIWLCSFWEFAWQKEFAFYIDPALLALLSLALIFTPLRIAVANFKDLIMVAPLELDERITKIMEDLSKEFDFSDYDTHVAKSGRFYMVEVNILMQKNFQVKSLNEFDLIRERIEKALEIPSYKIWLSVSFTADKKWL; from the coding sequence ATGACAAAAAGCGTAAGAGCTAATCAAACTCAAGACTTTAAAAAAATCAACCAAAAAGAACAATTTGTTCTTAAAGTTTCTATGTATTGTGCTTTGATTTTGGCTATTTTTGGTATAGGTTTTGGAATTTTTGTCAAGTCTATGGCGGTGATTTTTGATGGTTTTGTGGCTCTCATAAGCGTGGCTCTTGGAATTTTGAGCGTTTTAACTTCTAGCTATATTTATAAAGAAGATGATGAAATTTTTCAATACGGCTATGGGCGTTTTGAACCTATGGTTAATCTTTTTAAGTCCCTTATTTTAGTGCTTGTATGCGTTTATGCTCTTTTTGATGCCTTGCATAGTTTATTAAATGGAGGCTATAAGGTGGCTTTAGGTGGGGCGGCTGTTTATAGTGCTTGTGCTTTTATTTTTTGTGCTATGCTTTTTACTTATACACATTTTTATACACGAAAATTAGATTCTGACCTCATTCGCGTGGATAATGCCGAGTGGAGGATAGACTGCGTTTTGTATTTAGGTGCTTTGGTAGCTTTTGGAACGATTTGGCTTTGCTCTTTTTGGGAATTTGCGTGGCAAAAGGAATTTGCTTTTTATATCGACCCTGCTCTTTTGGCTTTGCTTTCTTTAGCACTTATTTTTACGCCTCTTCGTATAGCGGTGGCAAATTTTAAAGATTTGATTATGGTTGCACCTTTGGAGCTTGATGAGAGGATTACAAAAATTATGGAAGATTTAAGCAAGGAATTTGACTTTAGTGATTACGATACACATGTAGCTAAATCGGGTAGGTTTTATATGGTGGAAGTGAATATTTTAATGCAAAAAAATTTTCAAGTCAAAAGTCTTAATGAATTTGACCTTATAAGAGAACGCATAGAAAAAGCTCTTGAAATTCCAAGTTATAAAATTTGGCTTTCTGTGAGCTTTACTGCGGATAAAAAGTGGCTTTAA
- a CDS encoding PDDEXK family nuclease: MQNKIPSLNDILKGRGQFASEWFLVILRLESNIEWVLKPINEVINFYGGEVMFSLQGSLKIGKVTMQRKGGDGGRESAKMLQFKIDPTLLLK; this comes from the coding sequence ATGCAAAATAAAATTCCGAGTTTAAATGATATTCTAAAAGGTAGGGGGCAGTTTGCAAGTGAATGGTTTTTGGTAATTTTAAGACTAGAAAGCAATATAGAATGGGTGCTAAAACCCATCAATGAAGTGATAAATTTTTATGGTGGTGAAGTTATGTTTTCTCTACAAGGAAGCCTTAAGATTGGCAAGGTTACTATGCAAAGAAAAGGTGGCGATGGTGGTAGAGAAAGTGCGAAAATGTTGCAATTTAAGATTGACCCCACTTTATTACTAAAGTAG
- the dcm gene encoding DNA (cytosine-5-)-methyltransferase, protein MTFIDFCSGIGGGRLGLESCGLKCLGFSEIDRAAIKTYKTFFNTSNELELGDLTQINPQSLPNFDLLISGFPCQSFSIVGKREGLENKEKGQIIFYLAEILKAKQPSFFILENVKGLLNHNKGQTLKEILKLLESCGYQVFHKLLNSLDFHKRLNYAKNLH, encoded by the coding sequence ATGACTTTTATAGATTTTTGTAGTGGTATTGGCGGTGGGCGTTTGGGGCTAGAATCTTGTGGTTTGAAATGTTTGGGTTTTAGTGAGATTGATAGAGCAGCCATTAAAACCTATAAAACTTTTTTTAACACTTCAAATGAGCTAGAACTCGGCGATTTAACGCAGATTAATCCACAATCTTTGCCTAATTTTGATTTGCTTATTTCTGGTTTTCCTTGTCAAAGCTTTAGTATTGTTGGCAAAAGAGAGGGGCTAGAAAATAAAGAAAAAGGACAGATTATTTTTTATCTTGCTGAGATTCTAAAGGCTAAACAACCTAGCTTTTTTATCTTAGAAAATGTTAAAGGCTTACTCAATCACAATAAAGGACAAACGCTAAAAGAGATTCTAAAACTCTTAGAATCTTGTGGCTATCAAGTTTTTCATAAGCTTTTAAATAGCCTTGATTTTCACAAAAGGTTAAATTATGCCAAAAATTTACATTAA
- the fliI gene encoding flagellar protein export ATPase FliI — protein MSLEKLRKKLKDENLTSVFGEITKISATNIEIQGLKTGVGDIVRLISNENENLQTLAMVVEIKAQFSYLSPFSFIEGFKIGDRAFLSDAGMQIGVSDELLGRVVDPFMKPKDGKGAIEITQFMPIMRPPIDAMKRGLIEEIFPTGVKTIDGLLTCGVGQKLGIFAGSGVGKSTLMGMIVKNSKAPVKVIALIGERGREIPEFIQKNLGGKLDDTVIIVATSDDSALMRKYGAFCAMSVAEYFKEQGKDVLFIMDSVTRFAMAQREIGLALGEPPTTKGYPPSVLSLLPQLMERTGKEEGKGTITAFFTVLVDGDDMSDPIADQSRSILDGHIVLSRELTDFGIYPPINIQNSASRVMNDIISQTHKESARKFKRLSSLLKENEVLLRIGAYQKGSDKELDEAIMKKDLMQKFLSQTPEQSVEFNETLELLSQINTQVAPQPVSIATLPNPNS, from the coding sequence GTGAGCTTAGAAAAACTTAGAAAAAAGCTAAAAGATGAAAATTTAACTTCCGTTTTTGGAGAAATCACAAAAATTTCTGCCACAAATATAGAAATTCAAGGACTTAAAACAGGCGTTGGCGATATAGTAAGACTCATTTCAAATGAAAATGAAAATTTGCAAACTCTAGCTATGGTTGTGGAGATAAAAGCACAATTTAGCTACCTTAGTCCTTTTTCTTTTATCGAGGGCTTTAAGATAGGCGATAGGGCTTTTTTAAGCGATGCGGGGATGCAAATAGGCGTGAGTGATGAGCTTTTAGGGCGTGTGGTTGATCCTTTTATGAAGCCAAAAGATGGCAAAGGAGCGATTGAAATCACGCAATTTATGCCTATAATGCGTCCGCCCATTGATGCGATGAAAAGGGGCCTGATTGAAGAAATTTTTCCCACAGGAGTTAAGACTATTGATGGGCTTTTAACTTGCGGTGTGGGGCAAAAGCTTGGAATTTTTGCTGGAAGTGGAGTGGGTAAATCAACTTTGATGGGTATGATAGTTAAAAACTCAAAAGCTCCTGTCAAGGTCATCGCACTTATCGGCGAGAGAGGGCGTGAAATCCCTGAATTTATCCAAAAAAATCTTGGCGGAAAGCTAGATGATACCGTCATTATCGTAGCTACAAGCGATGATAGTGCCTTAATGCGTAAATATGGTGCTTTTTGTGCGATGAGTGTGGCGGAGTATTTTAAAGAGCAGGGTAAAGATGTGCTTTTTATTATGGATAGTGTTACGCGTTTTGCTATGGCACAAAGAGAGATAGGCTTGGCTTTAGGAGAGCCACCTACAACTAAGGGCTATCCGCCAAGTGTGTTAAGTCTTTTACCTCAACTAATGGAAAGAACGGGAAAAGAGGAGGGTAAGGGAACGATAACGGCATTTTTCACCGTGCTAGTTGATGGTGATGATATGAGCGATCCCATAGCCGATCAAAGTAGGTCAATTCTTGATGGGCATATTGTGCTAAGTCGCGAACTGACGGATTTTGGAATTTATCCACCTATAAATATCCAAAATTCAGCCTCTAGGGTGATGAATGATATTATTAGCCAAACGCACAAAGAAAGTGCAAGAAAATTTAAACGCCTTAGCTCACTTTTGAAAGAAAATGAAGTCCTACTTCGCATAGGAGCTTATCAAAAAGGCAGTGATAAAGAGCTTGATGAAGCCATTATGAAAAAGGATTTAATGCAAAAATTTCTTAGTCAAACTCCAGAGCAAAGCGTGGAATTTAATGAAACCTTAGAACTTTTAAGCCAAATTAATACTCAAGTCGCCCCCCAGCCTGTAAGTATCGCTACTCTGCCTAATCCTAATAGTTAA
- a CDS encoding pyridoxamine 5'-phosphate oxidase family protein, whose protein sequence is MRRDEFECGDLKLVETMLNSITFGTMIIPDERPYGVPISFAYENGQIYFHGAKAGRKYELLKHNPLVSFNAVKPYAYIPSSFLNNTMIPTQFFFSVYVEGQFFVEEDFERKKQILKALVKKYENKNIDMEKSPFRGQEKGVFVGIIEVQNISVKAKFGQNLKKEAFFAIMEDLENRGTLLDKETLELMRYFKP, encoded by the coding sequence ATGCGTAGAGATGAATTTGAATGTGGTGATTTAAAGCTTGTAGAAACAATGCTAAACTCCATCACTTTCGGAACAATGATAATCCCAGATGAGCGTCCTTATGGTGTGCCAATCAGCTTTGCATATGAAAATGGACAAATTTATTTTCACGGCGCAAAAGCGGGACGCAAATATGAGCTTTTAAAACACAATCCTCTCGTATCTTTTAATGCGGTTAAACCCTATGCTTACATCCCCTCAAGTTTTTTAAATAATACAATGATTCCAACACAATTTTTCTTTTCCGTGTATGTTGAGGGGCAGTTTTTTGTAGAAGAAGATTTTGAGCGTAAAAAACAAATTTTAAAAGCTCTCGTCAAAAAATATGAAAACAAGAATATCGATATGGAAAAAAGCCCTTTTAGGGGACAAGAAAAAGGCGTATTTGTTGGCATAATAGAAGTGCAAAACATAAGTGTTAAAGCAAAATTTGGACAAAATCTTAAAAAAGAAGCGTTTTTTGCCATTATGGAAGATTTAGAAAATCGTGGAACTTTGTTAGATAAAGAAACTTTAGAATTAATGCGTTATTTTAAACCTTAG
- the folE gene encoding GTP cyclohydrolase I FolE translates to MQEKFENCVKNMLEIIGENPKREGLLKTPTRVFKSYEFLTNGYKQDVKEILNNALFDSSNNEMVLVRDIEFYSLCEHHLLPFFGRAHIAYIPDKKVVGLSKIPRLVEVFARRLQIQEQLTEQIAEALMQNVGAKGVGVVLEARHMCVEMRGVQKANSTTSTSALRGLFLKNEKTREEFFSLINSSKQVRF, encoded by the coding sequence TTGCAAGAAAAATTTGAAAATTGTGTGAAAAATATGCTTGAAATCATAGGGGAAAATCCCAAACGCGAAGGACTTTTAAAAACTCCTACACGCGTCTTTAAATCCTATGAATTTTTAACAAATGGCTACAAACAAGATGTGAAAGAAATTTTAAATAATGCCCTTTTTGATAGCTCAAATAATGAAATGGTTTTGGTTAGAGATATTGAATTTTACAGCCTTTGCGAGCATCATCTTTTACCCTTTTTTGGGCGCGCACACATCGCTTATATCCCTGATAAAAAGGTTGTAGGACTTTCTAAAATTCCACGCCTAGTAGAGGTTTTTGCAAGACGCTTACAAATCCAAGAGCAACTCACAGAGCAAATCGCAGAAGCACTAATGCAAAATGTCGGTGCTAAGGGCGTTGGAGTTGTGCTTGAGGCAAGGCATATGTGTGTGGAGATGAGAGGCGTTCAAAAGGCAAATTCCACAACTTCTACTTCAGCACTTAGGGGACTTTTTCTTAAAAATGAAAAAACAAGGGAGGAATTTTTTTCTCTTATTAATTCCTCTAAGCAAGTGAGATTTTAA
- the dcuC gene encoding C4-dicarboxylate transporter DcuC → MAIVSTLFAVVVVAYYILKKYNPIFTFLFSGMIILIFAFYYFGAPIPKAPVRESASFLDVILDSFAFITATFKTQLAGVGLIIMSVAGFAAYMKHINASAKLAFLANKPLGKIKNKYLILSGTFIVGMALKIVISSYAGLLLLLLACIYPVLIALKIRPITAVCVLSLIALDYGPKDGNSINMADMVGQKDNVVGLFLNYQLWVVLAYVVVIAVLIPFYFAWVDKRDEKKGLLMDEVETPEIIDPKCPTLYILFPWLPVVFLFSAYFLGIKLDVVTANFVSIALVFIVEFARHRDAKKLGEDMVVILKAMADIFVSVVSIIIAAGVFAEGIKALGGVGILADAVSVLGKEGEFASVAVLASIVVLSFLVYGFTVIMGSGIAAFNAFGRLAPDIATKLGIAPITLVLPIEIASCLGRAASPIAGGIIALAGFAKVSPMDIIKRTTPLLLIAMLVNILVSFYLAKTNLTLENELSMAKVEKIVKV, encoded by the coding sequence ATGGCTATCGTTTCGACCCTCTTTGCTGTGGTGGTTGTGGCGTATTATATCCTTAAAAAGTATAATCCCATTTTCACCTTTTTGTTTTCAGGTATGATTATTTTAATTTTTGCATTTTATTATTTTGGTGCACCTATACCAAAAGCTCCAGTTAGAGAGAGTGCAAGTTTTTTAGATGTCATTCTTGATAGTTTCGCCTTTATCACGGCGACTTTTAAAACTCAACTTGCTGGCGTAGGACTTATTATTATGAGTGTGGCGGGTTTTGCTGCTTATATGAAGCATATTAATGCTTCTGCAAAACTTGCTTTTTTGGCAAATAAGCCACTTGGGAAGATTAAAAACAAGTATTTAATTTTAAGTGGCACTTTCATTGTGGGTATGGCTCTTAAAATCGTTATCTCAAGTTATGCTGGACTTTTGCTTTTGCTTTTGGCTTGTATTTATCCTGTGTTAATCGCACTTAAAATTCGCCCCATTACTGCCGTTTGTGTGCTATCTTTAATCGCTCTTGATTATGGTCCAAAAGATGGAAATTCCATCAATATGGCAGATATGGTTGGTCAAAAAGATAATGTTGTAGGACTCTTCTTAAACTATCAGCTTTGGGTTGTGCTTGCTTATGTTGTTGTGATTGCGGTTTTAATCCCTTTTTATTTTGCTTGGGTGGATAAAAGAGATGAGAAAAAGGGCTTGTTAATGGACGAGGTTGAAACGCCAGAGATTATAGACCCAAAATGTCCAACACTTTACATACTTTTCCCTTGGCTACCTGTGGTATTTTTGTTTTCGGCATATTTTTTAGGGATTAAGCTTGATGTGGTAACGGCGAATTTTGTAAGTATTGCTTTGGTTTTCATTGTTGAATTTGCAAGACATAGAGACGCTAAAAAGCTTGGTGAAGATATGGTTGTCATCTTAAAGGCTATGGCAGACATTTTTGTCAGTGTGGTTAGCATCATCATCGCAGCCGGTGTGTTTGCTGAGGGCATTAAAGCTTTAGGCGGAGTAGGAATCTTAGCCGATGCGGTAAGCGTTTTAGGTAAAGAAGGCGAATTTGCCAGTGTGGCAGTGCTTGCAAGCATTGTGGTTTTAAGCTTTTTGGTTTATGGTTTTACGGTGATTATGGGAAGTGGGATTGCCGCTTTTAATGCTTTTGGTCGTTTAGCTCCAGATATCGCTACAAAGCTTGGCATTGCACCTATTACTTTAGTCCTACCGATAGAAATAGCCTCTTGTTTAGGTCGTGCTGCTTCGCCTATTGCTGGAGGAATTATCGCTTTGGCTGGTTTTGCTAAGGTTTCGCCTATGGATATTATCAAGCGCACCACTCCACTTTTACTCATCGCTATGCTTGTAAATATTCTTGTATCATTTTATTTGGCTAAAACAAATCTTACATTAGAAAATGAGCTAAGTATGGCAAAAGTAGAAAAGATTGTTAAGGTTTGA